A window of the Bos indicus x Bos taurus breed Angus x Brahman F1 hybrid chromosome X, Bos_hybrid_MaternalHap_v2.0, whole genome shotgun sequence genome harbors these coding sequences:
- the PABPC5 gene encoding polyadenylate-binding protein 5, with product MGSGEPNPAGKKKKYLKAALYVGDLDPDVTEDMLYKKFRPAGPLRFTRICRDPVTRSPLGYGYVNFRFPADAEWALNTMNFDLINGKPFRLMWSQPDDRLRKSGIGNIFIKNLDKSIDNRALFYLFSAFGSILSCKVVCDDNGSKGYAYVHFDSLAAANRAIWHMNGVRLNNRQVYVGRFKFPEERAAEVRTRDKATFTNVFVKNFGDDMDDDKLKELFSEYGPTESVKVIRDSSGKSKGFGFVRYETHEAAQKAVLDLHGKSIDGKVLYVGRAQKKIERLAELRRRFERLRLKEKSRPPGVPIYIKNLDETIDDEKLKEEFSSFGSISRAKVMVEVGQGKGFGVICFSSFEEATKAVDEMNGRIVGSKPLQVTLGQARRRW from the coding sequence atggggagtggggagcctaATCCTGCtggcaagaaaaagaagtacCTCAAGGCTGCCCTGTATGTGGGTGACTTGGACCCAGATGTTACTGAGGACATGTTATATAAAAAGTTCAGGCCTGCTGGACCTCTGCGCTTCACTCGAATCTGCCGTGACCCGGTGACCCGCAGCCCCCTGGGCTATGGCTACGTTAACTTCCGCTTTCCTGCGGATGCTGAGTGGGCACTGAACACCATGAATTTTGATTTGATTAATGGCAAACCATTCCGTCTAATGTGGTCTCAGCCAGATGATCGCTTAAGAAAGTCTGGAATTGGAAATATATTCATCAAAAACCTGGACAAATCCATTGACAACAGGGCccttttttatctgttttcagCTTTTGGGAGCATTCTCTCCTGCAAAGTCGTATGCGATGACAATGGCTCTAAGGGTTATGCCTATGTGCACTTTGACAGCCTGGCCGCTGCCAATAGGGCCATCTGGCACATGAATGGAGTGCGGCTCAACAACCGCCAGGTGTATGTTGGCCGATTCAAATTTCCGGAAGAGAGGGCTGCTGAAGTTAGAACTAGGGATAAAGCGACTTTCACTAATGTTTTCGTTAAAAACTTTGGAGATGACATGGATGACGACAAACTGAAGGAACTTTTCAGCGAGTATGGGCCAACTGAAAGCGTTAAGGTAATAAGAGATTCCAGTGGGAAATCGAAAGGCTTTGGATTTGTGAGATATGAGACACATGAGGCTGCCCAAAAGGCTGTGTTAGATCTGCATGGAAAGTCCATCGATGGGAAAGTGCTCTATGTAGGGCGAGCACAGAAGAAAATTGAACGTCTTGCTGAGTTAAGGAGAAGATTTGAGCGgctgagattaaaagaaaaaagtcggCCTCCAGGGGTGCCTATCTATATTAAGAACCTGGACGAGACCATtgatgatgaaaaactgaaggaGGAATTTTCTTCCTTTGGGTCAATTAGTCGGGCCAAAGTGATGGTGGAGGTGGGGCAAGGCAAAGGGTTTGGTGTTATCTGCTTCTCCTCTTTTGAAGAGGCTACCAAAGCAGTAGATGAGATGAATGGTCGCATAGTGGGCTCCAAGCCTCTGCAAGTCACTCTGGGCCAGGCCAGGCGCAGGTGGTGA